The Verrucomicrobiota bacterium genomic sequence CCGAGTGGATTTCGGGCCAGACCAAGGCGCGACGAGGGCGCGGTGCAGGCACCGTAACCGAGGAGCAACGCTGGGCTGGCTCGAAAGACACCGGCTCTTCCTTCCCCGCGCTTCAGCGCCTCTTCCCCACAACACCTCCCCTCCATTCTTCCAGTGAATTCTGGAGGTTGGTATAATGCCTTGTGAGCGCTGCCCGTGGTTGTCTTAGCGCTCTCAGCGCTGCCTACCACTTTTAGCTTGGTTCAGGCCGCTTGGGCGAGATCGCTTGGCGGGGCTGGTTGGGCGTGGTGACAAAGGGGGCGCGGAGGTAGATGGGTTCGATTGGCTGCTCCTTGGAAAAATCCAGTGGGGCGATCGCTAGAACCTGCGCCGACGGCTGCGCAATCTCGATCTGCTCTAGGCAAAGTGGGACCCGGGCGTCGAAGGTGACCCAAGGCTGATCAGGGCTCGCTTCGATTCGCTCGCGAAAGGCCATCTCGTCCATGATCTCGGGCCCGCCCCCCCGTTCCTGAAGAAAGAAGCTGTCTCGGCGGGCATCTCCTACCAGCGTGCCTTTTCCTGGCAGCCCAGAGAGCGAGGCAGCTCCCACCACCGGAATCGCCCGAGCTAAGCTGACCCCTTGGGCAGCCGCGATGCCGATGCGGATGCCGGTGTAGGAGCCCGGACCCAGACCCACCACCACCCCACTCAGGTGCGGGCCGGCCCTCTGCAAGGCCCTCCCCAAGGGCGCGAAGAGGGCTGCGTTGTGAGACCGCTTGGTCACGAACTCCTCTGCAAAAACGACTTCGCCCTCCGCCGCCACCGCTACGCTGCCTCTGGGAGTGCTGGTTTCGATGGCCAAGATCACTCCCATTTGATTTCCTCCAAGGTCCGCCGGTTTTCTGCCACCGCTTGCAAGCGCCACCAGCGCGCGCCCCTCGGCAAAAGCCGCGAGAAGCGCTCCGCCCATTCCACCACCACCAGGCCCTCCTCCGCCAGGTAATCGTCCCAGCCGAGCGCCAACAATTCTTCCTCTTTCTCGATGCGATAAAAATCAAAGTGGAAGACCGGCAACCGCCCTCCGAGATACTCCTGCACGAGCGAAAAGGTGGGACTGGTCACTTCCCCTGCAAAACCCAAGCCCGCCAGCAAGCCCTTCGTAAAATGGGTCTTGCCTGCCCCCAGGTCTCCTATCAACCCCACCACCTCTCCGGCTTGCAGCTCTCTCGCTATGTCAGAAGCCTTGCTCAGCAAGTCCTCGGGGCTCTCGCAAAAGGTCTTCATGAATGATAGTGCTGCCACCCCCCCGCGAACTCCTCGCCCTGCCCCTTCGCCACGATTTCACCAATGCAAGTCAGGGGAAGATCCGGGAAGGCTTTCTGCCAACTGAGCGAGAGGGGAGTCCACTTTTCGGGCGGCACCGTCGCCAGCAGCTCATAGTCCTCGCCCTCGTGAAGCGCTCCCTTCACATCGACCCCCTGGTGCCGGGGCAGGGACTCTCGTGTAAGCCAGGCTCCCACTTGGCTGGCCCGACAAAGCCGGGGGAGATCGGCTGCCAGGCCGTCACTCAAGTCCATCATGGCGGTCACCCCCTGTTCTGCCAAAAAACGCCCCTCAGCCAGGCGCGGTCTGAAGTCGAGATGCCGGCCGCTGGCGAAGCTCCCTCCCAATCGACCCGTCACCAGCAGAAGGTCCTTCTCAGCCGCGCCCGAGCGCAGCACGCATTGGTCGGCCGCCACGCTTCCGCTGAGCGCCACCGAAACCACCAGGTGGGCCCCGCCTCGGGGCAGCGATCCTAAGTCCCCACCGGCCAGGGACACTTCGTGGCTTTGGGCGCACTTTCGAAGACCTCGGTAAAGTGCTTCCAATCCCTCTATCTCCCGCTCCGGCGATGCCAAAACCGTCACCAGCCCGTGCTCGGGCCTTCCCCCCATGGCGGCCACATCGCTGAGATTGCGGGCCAAGGCCTTCCACCCCACTCTTTCGAGGTCCTCGTGTTCAGGGAAGTGGATGGAAGAAACGACCGCATCGGTCTTGAGCAAACCTAGCCGATCCTCCCTTCCCGGAAGCGAGACCACCGCGCAGTCATCCCCGGGGCCCACCTGCAAATCCGGACGAGTCGGGAGATCGATCAAGAGACGGCGGAGCACCTCCTCCTCGCCGAGATCGGCCAGCCGACTCATCGCAAAACCTCCGAAAAGAAGGTGACCCCATTGAAGGCGGCATGCCCGACCACCGGGACCCAGAGCGAGCCCGAAAGCTCATAGGAAAGGGTCAGAACGAGCGCGAGCGCGAAGAGCGGCAGCACCAAGGTGACATTTCCGTGGATCAGCCCAAAGAGGAGCGATGTGAAGATCGCCGCGAAAAAACGATCCGAAAAGCGCTTGATGGCCGGGTAGAGGAAGCCCCGGAAGACGGCCTCTTCACAGAGGGGGGCCAGAATGCAGACCGAAAGAAACAACAGCGAAAGGAGCCCCAGCGAGTCGGAGTCGCGAAGAAATTCCACCAGCGGTTGCACTTCTTGCTCCCCCCACGCTTGCTGAAAAAGCAGGCGTTGCCCAAACCAGATGGCCACGATGGCGGCGGCCCAGCCTGCGACGGCCGCGAGCAATCCCCAAACGAGCGTGCCTCCCCAGCGCTTGCGCTTGAGGCCGAGGATTTCATCGAGACGCTCACCGCGAAAAGCCAGCGAGGCTATGAGCCCCCCGGCGATGCAGAGCCAGAGAAGTCGATCCACGATCAGGAGCGCCGGACTGATGTCCTCGACCTGCGGGGACTCCGCGCCGCTTGCGGACACCAACGAGCCGAAGAAGAGCAAAAGCAGCCCCCCGATGAGAAGATCGGAAAGCTGGAACGGCCCCGTCCAGACGTTCCCCTGCGTTTCCCAGCCGAGATGCGGGTGCTCCCGGCGAATCCAGCCAAAGGCCGCCAAGGCCAAGACCAGAGAAAAAATGGAGAGGACGAACAAGTCCGTCAGGACCGCCTGCGTCGCGAGTTGCATACGGAAAGGGAAGCGGTCAGCGGAGATAGTAGGCAGGGAGGAAATACATTTGCCCCGGCTGCAAATTCGGCAGCAAGCGCTCGGCGACATCGATCTCGATCTTGTTCTCTGATTCCATGGCTGGGGCCTTCCCGAGAAGACTCAAGAGCGCGCCCAATCCGAAGGACTCTTGGTAGCGGATCACCTCGGCCTCGGGCGCTTTCCCCAGTTCCCTCGCCACCTGGTAGGCGGTTTCCACATAGCCCAACTGGTCGACCAACTTGTTCTGAAAGGCCTGCCGACCACTGAAGATCCGTCCGTCGGCAATCCCCTCTCGCAAGGTGGCCGGCTCGATGCCGCGGCCTTCG encodes the following:
- the tsaE gene encoding tRNA (adenosine(37)-N6)-threonylcarbamoyltransferase complex ATPase subunit type 1 TsaE — translated: MKTFCESPEDLLSKASDIARELQAGEVVGLIGDLGAGKTHFTKGLLAGLGFAGEVTSPTFSLVQEYLGGRLPVFHFDFYRIEKEEELLALGWDDYLAEEGLVVVEWAERFSRLLPRGARWWRLQAVAENRRTLEEIKWE
- the tsaB gene encoding tRNA (adenosine(37)-N6)-threonylcarbamoyltransferase complex dimerization subunit type 1 TsaB; protein product: MGVILAIETSTPRGSVAVAAEGEVVFAEEFVTKRSHNAALFAPLGRALQRAGPHLSGVVVGLGPGSYTGIRIGIAAAQGVSLARAIPVVGAASLSGLPGKGTLVGDARRDSFFLQERGGGPEIMDEMAFRERIEASPDQPWVTFDARVPLCLEQIEIAQPSAQVLAIAPLDFSKEQPIEPIYLRAPFVTTPNQPRQAISPKRPEPS
- a CDS encoding thiamine-phosphate kinase — its product is MSRLADLGEEEVLRRLLIDLPTRPDLQVGPGDDCAVVSLPGREDRLGLLKTDAVVSSIHFPEHEDLERVGWKALARNLSDVAAMGGRPEHGLVTVLASPEREIEGLEALYRGLRKCAQSHEVSLAGGDLGSLPRGGAHLVVSVALSGSVAADQCVLRSGAAEKDLLLVTGRLGGSFASGRHLDFRPRLAEGRFLAEQGVTAMMDLSDGLAADLPRLCRASQVGAWLTRESLPRHQGVDVKGALHEGEDYELLATVPPEKWTPLSLSWQKAFPDLPLTCIGEIVAKGQGEEFAGGWQHYHS
- a CDS encoding type II CAAX endopeptidase family protein, yielding MQLATQAVLTDLFVLSIFSLVLALAAFGWIRREHPHLGWETQGNVWTGPFQLSDLLIGGLLLLFFGSLVSASGAESPQVEDISPALLIVDRLLWLCIAGGLIASLAFRGERLDEILGLKRKRWGGTLVWGLLAAVAGWAAAIVAIWFGQRLLFQQAWGEQEVQPLVEFLRDSDSLGLLSLLFLSVCILAPLCEEAVFRGFLYPAIKRFSDRFFAAIFTSLLFGLIHGNVTLVLPLFALALVLTLSYELSGSLWVPVVGHAAFNGVTFFSEVLR